A stretch of Streptomyces vietnamensis DNA encodes these proteins:
- the yicI gene encoding alpha-xylosidase has protein sequence MKFTDGYWLMRPGVTARYATEVADVRAGEDRMTLYAPVKHVRGRGDTLNSPLLTVECWSPAEGVIGVRTTHHAGSVRRGPEFALPGAEQGQGKVSRDGDVVELSAGELTLRVDASRPWQLEFRAGDRVLTSVGERGTGFVTDAEGRHHMLGQLSLGVGELVYGLGERFTPFVRNGQVVDIWQADGGTSSEQAYKNVPFHLTNRGYGVFVNHPGKVSYEIGSESVGQVQFSVEDQSLEYFVVHGPTPKAILERYTALTGRPALPPAWALGLWLTTSFTTEYDEATVNRFVGGMAERGIPLSVFHLDCFWMREYQWSDFVWDPDTFPDPAGMLGRLKEQGLRISAWINPYIAQKSELFAEGMGEGYLLRRPDGSVWQWDLWQPGMALVDFTNPAARDWYRGKLRTLLDVGVDCFKTDFGERIPTDVAWHDGSDPERMHNYYTQLYNRTVFELLREERGEGEALLFARSATAGGQQYPVHWGGDCESHFNAMAESLRGGLSLGLSGFGFWSHDIGGFEGTPTPAVFKRWTQFGLLSSHSRLHGSKSYRVPWDFGEEAVDVTREFTLLKHRLAPYLQQAAQQAHATGVPVMRAMVLEFPDDPAAAALDRQYLLGDDLLVAPVFTEDGTVEYYVPEGRWTNILTGDQVTGPRWVREQHGFHTLPLLARPDSVIPLGADDQRPVSAWAEGVELRVHAFADGAERTVVIPRSDGPGESARFHLRRTGDRLRVTTDSPHPWQLRIGGPDGAVHVSPAGTRDADLPYPA, from the coding sequence TGAAGCACGTGCGCGGCCGCGGTGACACGCTCAACAGCCCACTGCTGACCGTCGAATGCTGGTCCCCGGCCGAGGGCGTGATCGGGGTGCGCACCACCCACCACGCCGGTTCGGTGCGGCGCGGCCCCGAGTTCGCACTGCCCGGCGCCGAGCAGGGCCAGGGGAAGGTGAGCCGGGACGGCGACGTGGTCGAGCTGAGTGCCGGCGAACTGACGTTGCGGGTGGACGCCTCCCGGCCCTGGCAGCTGGAGTTCCGCGCCGGCGACCGGGTGCTCACCTCGGTGGGGGAGCGCGGCACCGGCTTCGTCACCGACGCCGAGGGCCGGCACCACATGCTCGGACAGCTCTCGCTGGGAGTCGGTGAGCTGGTCTACGGCCTGGGGGAGCGGTTCACCCCGTTCGTCCGCAACGGCCAGGTGGTGGACATCTGGCAGGCGGACGGCGGCACCAGCAGCGAGCAGGCGTACAAGAACGTCCCGTTCCACCTGACCAACCGGGGCTACGGCGTCTTCGTCAACCACCCCGGCAAGGTCAGCTACGAGATCGGCTCCGAGTCCGTCGGCCAGGTGCAGTTCAGCGTCGAGGACCAGTCGCTGGAGTACTTCGTCGTCCACGGCCCGACCCCCAAGGCGATCCTGGAGCGCTACACGGCCCTCACCGGCCGCCCCGCGCTGCCCCCGGCCTGGGCGCTGGGCCTGTGGCTGACCACCTCCTTCACCACCGAGTACGACGAGGCCACCGTCAACCGCTTCGTCGGCGGCATGGCCGAACGCGGTATCCCCTTGAGCGTCTTCCACCTCGACTGCTTCTGGATGCGCGAGTACCAGTGGAGCGACTTCGTGTGGGATCCGGACACCTTCCCGGACCCGGCCGGCATGCTGGGCCGCCTCAAGGAGCAGGGGCTGCGGATCTCCGCCTGGATCAACCCCTACATCGCGCAGAAGTCGGAGCTCTTCGCCGAGGGCATGGGCGAGGGCTACCTGCTGCGCCGCCCGGACGGCAGCGTCTGGCAGTGGGACCTGTGGCAGCCGGGCATGGCCCTGGTGGACTTCACCAACCCCGCCGCCCGCGACTGGTACAGGGGCAAGCTGCGCACCCTGCTCGACGTCGGCGTCGACTGCTTCAAGACCGACTTCGGCGAGCGCATCCCCACCGACGTGGCCTGGCACGACGGCTCCGACCCGGAGCGGATGCACAACTACTACACCCAGCTGTACAACCGGACCGTGTTCGAGCTGCTCCGCGAGGAGCGCGGGGAGGGGGAGGCGCTGCTGTTCGCCCGGTCCGCCACCGCGGGCGGCCAGCAGTACCCGGTGCACTGGGGCGGCGACTGCGAGTCGCACTTCAACGCCATGGCGGAGTCGCTGCGCGGAGGACTCTCCCTCGGCCTGTCCGGCTTCGGCTTCTGGAGCCACGACATCGGCGGCTTCGAGGGCACCCCGACCCCCGCGGTCTTCAAGCGCTGGACCCAGTTCGGCCTGCTCTCCTCGCACAGCCGGCTGCACGGCAGCAAGTCGTACCGCGTGCCGTGGGACTTCGGCGAGGAGGCCGTCGACGTCACCCGTGAGTTCACCCTGCTCAAGCACCGCCTGGCGCCCTATCTCCAGCAGGCCGCCCAGCAGGCGCACGCCACCGGCGTGCCGGTGATGCGCGCGATGGTGCTGGAGTTCCCGGACGACCCGGCCGCCGCCGCGCTCGACCGGCAGTACCTGCTCGGAGACGACCTGCTCGTCGCCCCGGTCTTCACCGAGGACGGCACGGTCGAGTACTACGTGCCCGAGGGGAGGTGGACCAACATCCTGACCGGCGATCAGGTCACCGGCCCGCGGTGGGTGCGCGAACAGCACGGCTTCCACACCCTGCCGCTGCTCGCCCGCCCCGACTCGGTCATCCCGCTCGGGGCGGACGACCAGCGTCCGGTCTCCGCCTGGGCCGAGGGCGTCGAGCTGCGGGTCCACGCCTTCGCCGACGGTGCCGAGCGCACCGTGGTGATCCCGCGCAGCGACGGCCCGGGCGAGAGCGCCCGCTTCCACCTGCGCCGCACCGGCGACCGCCTCCGGGTGACCACCGACAGCCCGCACCCCTGGCAGCTGCGGATCGGCGGCCCGGACGGCGCCGTGCACGTCAGCCCCGCGGGCACCCGTGACGCGGACCTGCCCTACCCGGCCTGA